The Petrotoga sp. 9PW.55.5.1 genome window below encodes:
- a CDS encoding TetR/AcrR family transcriptional regulator — protein MEKTKNKSYIKLLEAARDLFSQKWYETVSVVEICRKANLSNGVFYRYFKNKEEIFLKILNEIVVYYENGFSTIYGKNIDERMDKFLETIVKSGVGDYKKDVVIYREGQYRYRQYEEHLRNLYAKGISNVFLRETTPAEELYISGISRFVVIRYIFNNLKYNKEDLKKIIFKGIFDQEIKNFSQIFDTSELKYPEYPNGDSTKTKLIYSGIKLFGNQGFYKTDVHDIAKNAGYSAGTFYLYFESKESFLSEIVDIIGKITRRFLTINMKKELNRAENELRGIFLFLKYFEENSEFYEIVRESEFVLKDTSDKYYERFEKGYIENLEHIKLKDKKLIANSLMGISHYTGIDKIFLKRIDDIESFLIELSNYITNGVTY, from the coding sequence ATGGAAAAAACAAAAAACAAATCCTACATAAAATTATTAGAGGCAGCGAGAGATTTATTTTCTCAAAAATGGTATGAAACAGTATCAGTTGTTGAAATCTGTAGAAAAGCAAATTTATCAAATGGTGTTTTTTATAGATATTTTAAGAATAAAGAAGAAATATTTCTAAAGATATTAAACGAAATAGTTGTATATTATGAAAATGGTTTTTCAACGATTTACGGGAAAAATATTGATGAAAGGATGGATAAGTTCTTAGAAACAATCGTCAAATCCGGGGTTGGAGATTATAAAAAGGATGTTGTAATATATAGAGAAGGTCAATATAGATACCGCCAATACGAAGAGCACTTGAGGAATTTGTACGCAAAGGGAATATCAAATGTTTTTTTAAGGGAAACCACTCCTGCTGAGGAGTTGTATATTTCAGGTATCTCAAGATTTGTTGTTATAAGGTATATTTTTAATAACCTCAAGTATAATAAAGAAGACCTCAAAAAAATTATTTTTAAAGGTATTTTTGATCAAGAAATCAAGAATTTTTCACAGATATTTGATACCTCTGAATTAAAATATCCAGAATATCCCAATGGTGATTCAACAAAGACAAAATTAATTTATTCTGGTATTAAATTGTTTGGCAATCAAGGTTTTTATAAAACCGATGTTCATGATATTGCAAAAAACGCAGGCTATTCTGCAGGTACCTTTTATTTATATTTTGAGAGCAAGGAATCTTTTTTATCTGAAATAGTAGATATAATAGGTAAAATCACAAGAAGATTTTTAACAATCAATATGAAAAAAGAACTCAATAGAGCAGAAAACGAATTAAGAGGAATCTTTCTATTTTTAAAATATTTTGAAGAAAATTCCGAGTTCTATGAAATAGTTAGAGAATCAGAGTTTGTATTAAAAGATACTTCTGATAAATATTATGAACGTTTTGAAAAAGGATATATTGAAAACTTGGAACATATTAAATTAAAAGATAAAAAATTAATAGCTAACAGTTTAATGGGGATAAGCCATTACACAGGTATTGACAAAATATTTTTAAAAAGAATAGATGACATTGAATCTTTTTTAATCGAATTGTCCAATTACATTACCAACGGAGTAACTTATTAG
- a CDS encoding alpha/beta fold hydrolase, with protein MYLENPGIYYEIHGKGIPVIILNGIMMSTASWSAHIQRWEKKFQVITYDTRDQGKSARITDKPYTIEIHVEDLKKLIDHLNLEKVNLMGVSYGAQIAELFALKYPESVDKLILSNATDYIDNYLKSIGEAWKVAAKLYDGERFFDISLPYIYSRQFYNSNYEWLMNRRKMFKETLTKDWFDGFVRLASSNEHFDIRDKIKNIKAKTLFISGEEDIITPKDHIIEMSEKVENSLLVNIENTGHALFFEKFEEFCLLIEGFFS; from the coding sequence GTGTATTTAGAAAACCCGGGTATATACTACGAAATTCATGGGAAAGGAATCCCTGTAATAATATTAAACGGTATCATGATGAGTACAGCAAGTTGGAGTGCGCATATTCAAAGGTGGGAAAAGAAATTTCAAGTTATTACCTACGACACACGAGATCAAGGGAAATCGGCAAGAATTACCGATAAACCTTACACCATAGAAATACATGTAGAGGACCTAAAAAAGCTTATCGATCATCTGAATTTAGAAAAAGTGAATTTGATGGGGGTTTCTTATGGGGCACAGATAGCTGAGCTTTTTGCTTTAAAATATCCAGAATCAGTAGATAAACTCATTCTCTCAAATGCTACAGATTATATAGATAATTACTTAAAATCAATTGGAGAAGCTTGGAAAGTAGCTGCAAAACTCTATGATGGAGAAAGGTTTTTCGATATTTCCCTTCCATATATCTATTCCAGACAATTTTACAACAGTAACTATGAATGGCTTATGAACAGAAGGAAAATGTTCAAAGAAACTTTAACCAAGGATTGGTTCGATGGATTTGTAAGACTAGCTTCTTCTAATGAACATTTTGACATAAGAGATAAGATAAAAAATATCAAGGCAAAAACTCTTTTTATTTCAGGTGAAGAAGATATTATTACTCCGAAAGATCATATAATAGAAATGAGCGAAAAAGTTGAAAATTCATTGCTCGTAAACATTGAAAACACCGGACACGCTTTATTTTTTGAAAAATTTGAAGAGTTTTGTTTATTAATCGAAGGATTTTTTAGCTAG
- a CDS encoding superoxide dismutase: MAFELPKLPYSYDALEPYIDSLTMEIHYNKHHGGYVSKLNAALEKHPELKNKDIEDLLKDLDNLPQDIRLAIRNNGGGHYNHSIFWSIMGPNGGGSPSGKLSENIVKTFGGFDKFKEEFSSEAASRFGSGWAWLVMDKNGHLSIISTPNQDNPITFGLKPILGIDVWEHAYYLKYQNMRADYIQAWWNVVNWEEVENRYEKMI, encoded by the coding sequence ATGGCTTTTGAATTACCGAAATTACCGTATTCATACGATGCTTTAGAACCTTATATAGATTCACTTACTATGGAAATACATTATAATAAACATCATGGAGGTTACGTTAGTAAATTGAATGCGGCATTAGAAAAACACCCTGAATTGAAAAACAAAGATATAGAAGATCTTTTAAAAGATTTAGATAATTTACCACAAGACATAAGGTTAGCGATAAGAAACAATGGAGGAGGACATTATAATCATTCTATTTTTTGGTCCATAATGGGGCCGAATGGAGGAGGTTCTCCGTCCGGAAAATTATCTGAAAATATTGTTAAAACGTTCGGAGGATTTGATAAATTTAAAGAAGAATTTTCTAGTGAAGCAGCATCAAGATTTGGAAGTGGGTGGGCTTGGCTAGTCATGGATAAAAATGGTCATTTATCAATAATATCCACACCAAACCAAGATAACCCGATAACTTTTGGATTAAAACCAATTTTAGGTATAGATGTATGGGAACACGCTTACTATCTTAAATATCAAAACATGAGGGCTGATTACATTCAAGCATGGTGGAATGTTGTTAATTGGGAAGAAGTTGAAAATCGCTACGAAAAGATGATATGA